One window of Hymenobacter sp. BRD128 genomic DNA carries:
- a CDS encoding DEAD/DEAH box helicase, which produces MNVSTAQPFQLVYSLFAHEYLGHLFTAHVVQLGPSGRLTLQHQTISAKNAPEFAEGLEKDDYELIALCDQLQQDAVIKEFWPRKISAADFFLKIYNPEKGDKPMQEAISRYVQTRLGRLLAGLKGKHVFIMGRDGEPTWRELRLAPVPASVLFHFRRNEESTHYFPTIQFQSQKLDFQFKNAVLVCQQPAWLLLDDVLYCFRHDVDGRKLLPFLNKKFITVPRAVEKSYFQKFVAPLMESFDVHARGFDIRTERYLARPQLTFSDVPPAPPGGGPVVPVRPPGPPRRGRVPMPKPLVIPGAGTDEAPLFFNLTFRYGAYDLPLTPPRAMSVQLEEDADSYVFRRLLRSAKEEGDRAEELRQRGLPLDADGHASLPKAEAFRWLHDNAPALGELGFQVQGGASASQDYFIGPVRVEVGIEERGDWFDVRGTVWFGEYAVPFIRLRPYILQRRREYRLPNGQVAFIPDEWFTDYLELFAFAEETDGQPLALRRHHLSLVNDLEQDNLATVTLTRRLEKLRDFAAVEDRPLPVGFRGTLRPYQQAGYNWLRFVQDYHLGGCLADDMGLGKSVQTLVMLLERQESGASQGAASLLVLPTSLVYNWMAEARKFTPSLRLLVYTGTYRDKNVAQFAGYDVVLTSYGIVRLDTDLLASYQFDYVILDESQAIKNPSSTTAQAVRQLRARHRLILTGTPVENSTMDLWSQMTFINPGLLGTQAFFRKEFVKPIEKNQDESRTRKLHALIKPFVLRRHKAQVASELPAKTEHLSYCPLTEEQAQFYEETKSFYRNKILESLEGHAPTPAGGTQLLLLQGLTRLRQIANHPHLADQSYEGESGKMREILRMIRSVVSEGHKVLVFSQFVQHLALVRAGLDERQLAYAYLDGHTRDRQGEVERFQSDPDLQIFLISLKAGGVGLNLTAADYVFILDPWWNPAVEAQAIDRAHRIGQQRPVFVYKFISQGTVEEKILALQKRKLQLVSDLITTDEAVIKSLTREDIEELLG; this is translated from the coding sequence ATGAATGTTTCTACTGCACAACCATTCCAATTAGTTTACTCGCTGTTCGCGCACGAGTATCTGGGGCATCTTTTTACGGCCCATGTGGTGCAGCTAGGCCCAAGCGGGCGCCTGACGCTGCAACACCAAACGATTTCGGCCAAAAACGCGCCCGAATTTGCTGAAGGTCTGGAGAAAGACGACTACGAGCTCATCGCCCTCTGCGACCAACTGCAGCAAGACGCGGTTATTAAGGAATTCTGGCCCCGTAAAATCTCGGCGGCCGATTTTTTCCTGAAAATATATAACCCCGAAAAAGGCGATAAGCCGATGCAGGAGGCCATTAGCCGCTATGTGCAAACGCGGCTGGGCCGGTTGCTGGCAGGCCTCAAAGGCAAGCACGTCTTTATCATGGGCCGCGATGGCGAGCCCACCTGGCGCGAGTTGCGGCTAGCCCCGGTGCCCGCCTCGGTGCTCTTTCACTTCCGGCGCAACGAAGAAAGCACGCACTATTTCCCGACGATTCAGTTTCAGAGTCAAAAGCTTGATTTTCAATTCAAAAACGCGGTGCTGGTGTGCCAGCAGCCGGCCTGGCTGCTGCTCGACGATGTGCTCTACTGCTTCCGCCACGATGTGGACGGGCGCAAGTTGCTGCCGTTTCTGAACAAGAAATTTATCACGGTGCCCCGCGCCGTCGAAAAAAGCTATTTTCAGAAATTCGTGGCCCCGCTCATGGAGTCGTTCGACGTGCACGCGCGCGGCTTCGACATTCGCACCGAGCGCTACTTGGCCCGGCCCCAGCTCACATTTTCGGATGTGCCGCCCGCCCCGCCCGGCGGCGGCCCGGTGGTGCCCGTGCGCCCACCGGGCCCGCCCCGGCGGGGCCGCGTGCCCATGCCCAAGCCGCTGGTTATTCCCGGGGCGGGCACCGACGAGGCGCCGCTGTTTTTCAACCTCACCTTTCGCTACGGCGCCTACGACCTCCCGCTGACGCCGCCGCGCGCCATGAGCGTGCAGCTGGAGGAAGACGCTGACTCTTATGTGTTTCGGCGCCTGCTACGCTCGGCCAAAGAGGAAGGAGACCGGGCCGAAGAGCTGCGCCAGCGCGGCCTGCCGCTCGACGCCGACGGCCACGCCAGCCTGCCCAAAGCCGAAGCCTTCCGCTGGCTGCACGATAATGCGCCGGCGCTGGGTGAGCTCGGCTTTCAGGTGCAGGGAGGTGCCTCGGCTAGCCAGGATTATTTCATTGGGCCGGTGCGGGTGGAAGTAGGCATCGAGGAGCGCGGCGACTGGTTCGACGTGCGCGGTACGGTGTGGTTTGGCGAGTATGCGGTGCCGTTTATCCGGCTGCGGCCCTACATTTTGCAGCGCCGCCGCGAGTACCGACTGCCCAACGGGCAGGTCGCCTTCATCCCCGACGAGTGGTTTACCGACTACTTGGAGCTATTTGCCTTCGCCGAAGAAACCGACGGGCAACCGCTGGCCCTGCGCCGGCATCACTTATCCTTAGTTAATGACTTAGAGCAGGATAACCTGGCCACTGTCACGCTTACGCGCCGCCTGGAAAAGCTGCGCGACTTTGCCGCCGTCGAAGACCGGCCGCTGCCGGTGGGCTTCCGGGGCACGCTGCGGCCCTACCAGCAGGCCGGCTACAACTGGCTGCGCTTTGTGCAGGACTACCACCTCGGCGGCTGCCTGGCCGATGATATGGGCCTGGGCAAATCGGTGCAGACGCTGGTGATGCTGCTGGAGCGCCAAGAAAGCGGGGCTAGCCAAGGCGCGGCCTCGCTGCTGGTGCTGCCTACCTCGCTGGTTTACAACTGGATGGCGGAGGCGCGCAAATTCACCCCTAGCCTGCGGCTGTTGGTGTACACGGGTACCTACCGTGACAAGAACGTGGCGCAGTTTGCTGGCTACGATGTAGTGCTGACGAGCTACGGCATCGTGCGCCTCGACACTGACCTACTGGCTAGCTATCAGTTTGATTACGTGATTCTTGACGAGTCGCAGGCCATTAAAAACCCTAGCTCGACTACGGCGCAGGCAGTGCGGCAGCTCCGGGCGCGGCACCGGCTTATCCTCACCGGCACGCCGGTCGAGAACTCGACGATGGATTTGTGGAGCCAGATGACGTTTATCAACCCGGGCCTGCTGGGCACGCAGGCGTTTTTCCGCAAGGAATTTGTGAAGCCCATCGAGAAAAACCAGGATGAAAGCCGCACCCGTAAGCTGCACGCCCTCATCAAGCCCTTCGTGCTGCGCCGGCACAAAGCGCAAGTAGCCAGCGAGCTGCCCGCTAAAACCGAGCACCTCAGCTACTGCCCGCTTACGGAGGAGCAAGCGCAGTTCTACGAAGAAACCAAGAGCTTCTACCGCAACAAAATACTAGAAAGCCTGGAGGGCCACGCGCCCACGCCGGCCGGCGGCACCCAGCTTCTACTGCTCCAGGGCCTCACCCGCCTGCGCCAAATTGCCAACCATCCGCACCTGGCCGACCAGAGCTACGAGGGCGAATCGGGCAAGATGCGCGAGATTCTGCGCATGATTCGCAGCGTGGTATCGGAAGGCCACAAAGTGCTGGTTTTTAGCCAGTTTGTGCAGCATTTAGCGCTCGTGCGCGCTGGCCTCGATGAGCGCCAGCTAGCCTACGCCTACCTCGACGGCCACACCCGCGACCGCCAGGGCGAAGTGGAGCGTTTTCAGAGCGACCCCGACCTGCAAATCTTCCTCATCAGCCTTAAGGCGGGCGGCGTGGGCCTCAACCTCACGGCCGCCGACTACGTGTTCATCCTCGACCCGTGGTGGAACCCGGCCGTGGAGGCCCAGGCCATTGACCGCGCCCACCGCATCGGGCAGCAGCGGCCGGTATTTGTGTACAAGTTTATCAGCCAGGGCACGGTGGAGGAAAAAATTCTGGCCCTGCAAAAGCGTAAGCTACAATTGGTGAGTGACTTAATAACGACCGACGAGGCCGTGATAAAGTCGCTGACGCGCGAGGATATTGAGGAGCTGCTCGGGTAG